A section of the Burkholderia mallei ATCC 23344 genome encodes:
- a CDS encoding error-prone DNA polymerase, translating to MDAASGILPDYAELFCRSNFSFLHGASSAEELVERAAKQGYRGIAITDECSLAGAPRMHVAAKAVGLPLVVGAYFGVTPDDAAPGHDPGPGAFGLVLLAQNREGYGNLSELISWRRMNAPKGTYRLTPRMLAAPPRALAHLRGVPDCFAILVPTYPARADVLDAQLAWFDALFGERARLGLVQLQRALDGAHREQVRAAGERRGMHIVALGDVTMHIRSCKPLQDTMTAIRLGMPIAECGHALAPNGEQHLRTRQRIAQLFPADALAQTCRMLDACHFSLDDLRYEYPHEIVPAGHTPTSYLAQETWAGARRRYPDGVPDTVRQRIEFELALIADLKYEPYFLTVYDIVKYARSKDILCQGRGSAANSVVCYCLGVTEVNPQQSTLLFERFLSRERGEPPDIDVDFEHQRREEVIQYLYEKYGHDRAALAAAVSTYRPRGALRETGKALGVDPMLVERVAKEHRWFDGSRDLLARFASVGLDPEVPLIRTWAEIAARLLNFPRHLSQHSGGFVVSRGKLTRLVPVENAAMEGRRVIQWDKDDLEALGLMKVDVLALGMLSALHRAFDMITAWRGPPLPDGRPFRLEHIPQDDEATYDMICRADTVGVFQIESRAQMSMLPRLRPRGYYDLVVQVSIVRPGPIQGGAVHPYLERRRIAAGEAHGEITYPSEALERVLERTLGIPIFQEQVMQIAIVAAGFTPGEADALRRAMAAWKRKGDLGKYHERIVAGMLERGYSREFAEQIFEQIKGFGEYGFPESHAASFAKLAYASSWLKRHEPAIFLAALLNSQPMGFYPPAQLVQDAKRHGVTVLPIDATKSGWEASLEAQPGAAPPDGRPAVRLGLSLVRGLGEEAARRIGAARAAGPFASVDELARRACLERRDLEALAAANAFATLAGNRRDALWQAVAAAPIDEAVRPALGAPTEADDVFADYRTIGLTLNRHPVALLRPALDARRLSSAAALRDRRNGRLARACGLVTARQMPGTAKGVLFVTLEDETGCVNVIVRPELLERQRRETLDSQLLAVSGVWQCESDVRHLVAQYLEDLTPLIAGLRTESREFH from the coding sequence ATGGATGCGGCATCCGGAATCCTGCCCGACTACGCGGAGCTGTTCTGCCGGTCGAACTTCTCGTTCCTGCACGGCGCGTCGTCGGCGGAAGAGCTTGTCGAGCGCGCGGCGAAGCAGGGCTATCGCGGCATCGCGATCACCGACGAATGCTCGCTCGCCGGCGCGCCGCGCATGCACGTCGCGGCGAAGGCGGTGGGGCTGCCGCTCGTCGTCGGCGCGTACTTCGGCGTGACGCCGGACGACGCCGCGCCGGGCCACGATCCGGGCCCCGGCGCGTTCGGCCTCGTGCTGCTCGCGCAAAACCGCGAGGGCTACGGGAACCTGTCCGAGCTGATCTCCTGGCGGCGAATGAACGCGCCCAAAGGCACCTACCGGCTCACGCCGCGCATGCTCGCCGCGCCGCCGCGGGCGCTCGCGCATCTGCGCGGCGTGCCCGACTGCTTCGCGATTCTCGTGCCGACATATCCGGCGCGCGCCGACGTGCTCGACGCGCAGCTCGCCTGGTTCGACGCGCTGTTCGGCGAGCGCGCGCGGCTCGGGCTCGTGCAGCTGCAGCGCGCGCTCGACGGCGCGCATCGCGAGCAAGTCCGGGCGGCGGGCGAGCGGCGCGGGATGCACATCGTCGCGCTCGGCGACGTGACGATGCACATCCGCTCGTGCAAGCCGCTGCAGGACACGATGACGGCGATTCGGCTCGGGATGCCGATCGCCGAATGCGGCCATGCGCTCGCGCCGAATGGCGAACAGCACTTGCGCACGCGCCAGCGGATCGCGCAGCTGTTTCCGGCCGACGCGCTCGCGCAGACATGCCGGATGCTCGACGCGTGCCATTTCTCGCTTGACGACCTGCGCTACGAATATCCGCACGAAATCGTCCCCGCGGGCCATACGCCGACGAGCTATCTGGCGCAGGAAACGTGGGCGGGCGCGCGCAGGCGCTATCCCGATGGCGTGCCGGACACGGTGAGGCAGAGAATCGAGTTCGAACTCGCGCTGATCGCCGACCTGAAATACGAGCCGTATTTCCTGACGGTCTACGATATCGTCAAATACGCGCGCAGCAAGGACATCCTGTGCCAGGGGCGCGGCTCGGCGGCGAACTCGGTCGTCTGCTATTGCCTCGGCGTCACGGAGGTCAATCCGCAGCAGAGCACGCTGCTGTTCGAGCGCTTCCTCAGCCGCGAGCGCGGCGAGCCGCCCGACATCGACGTCGACTTCGAACACCAGCGGCGCGAGGAAGTCATCCAGTATCTGTACGAAAAGTACGGCCACGATCGCGCGGCGCTCGCGGCGGCCGTATCGACCTATCGCCCGCGCGGCGCGCTGCGCGAGACCGGCAAGGCGCTCGGCGTCGATCCGATGCTCGTCGAGCGGGTGGCGAAGGAGCATCGCTGGTTCGACGGCAGCCGCGATCTGCTCGCGCGCTTCGCGTCGGTCGGGCTCGATCCGGAGGTGCCGCTGATCCGGACCTGGGCCGAGATCGCCGCGCGGCTGCTGAATTTCCCTCGCCATCTGTCGCAGCATTCGGGCGGCTTCGTGGTGAGCCGCGGCAAGCTCACGCGGCTCGTGCCGGTCGAGAACGCGGCGATGGAAGGGCGGCGCGTGATTCAGTGGGACAAGGACGATCTGGAGGCCCTCGGGCTGATGAAGGTCGACGTGCTCGCGCTCGGCATGCTGTCCGCGTTGCATCGCGCGTTCGACATGATCACCGCGTGGCGCGGCCCGCCGCTGCCGGACGGCCGGCCGTTCCGGCTGGAGCACATTCCGCAGGATGACGAAGCGACCTACGACATGATCTGCCGCGCGGACACGGTCGGGGTGTTCCAGATCGAGTCGCGCGCGCAGATGTCGATGCTGCCGCGCCTGCGGCCGCGCGGCTATTACGATCTGGTGGTCCAGGTATCGATCGTCCGGCCGGGGCCGATCCAGGGCGGCGCCGTGCATCCGTACCTGGAGCGGCGGCGGATCGCGGCCGGCGAGGCGCACGGAGAGATCACCTATCCGAGCGAGGCGCTCGAACGCGTGCTCGAGCGCACGCTCGGGATTCCGATTTTCCAGGAGCAGGTGATGCAGATCGCGATCGTCGCGGCGGGCTTCACGCCCGGCGAGGCCGATGCGCTGCGCCGGGCGATGGCGGCGTGGAAACGCAAGGGCGATCTCGGCAAGTATCACGAGCGGATCGTCGCGGGGATGCTCGAGCGCGGCTATTCCCGCGAATTCGCCGAGCAGATCTTCGAGCAGATCAAGGGCTTCGGCGAGTATGGTTTTCCGGAAAGCCATGCGGCGAGCTTCGCGAAGCTCGCTTATGCGAGCAGCTGGCTCAAGCGTCACGAGCCGGCGATCTTTCTCGCCGCGCTCCTGAACAGCCAGCCGATGGGCTTCTATCCGCCCGCGCAGCTCGTGCAGGACGCGAAGCGCCACGGCGTGACGGTGCTGCCGATCGATGCGACGAAGAGCGGCTGGGAAGCGTCGCTCGAAGCGCAGCCCGGCGCGGCGCCGCCCGACGGCCGGCCGGCGGTGCGGCTCGGCCTGTCGCTCGTGCGCGGGCTGGGCGAGGAAGCCGCGCGGCGCATCGGCGCGGCGCGTGCGGCGGGGCCGTTTGCGAGCGTCGACGAACTCGCGCGCCGCGCGTGCCTCGAACGCCGCGATCTCGAGGCGCTCGCCGCCGCGAACGCGTTCGCGACGCTTGCCGGTAATCGCCGCGATGCGCTGTGGCAGGCGGTTGCCGCCGCGCCGATCGACGAAGCGGTGAGGCCGGCGCTCGGCGCGCCCACCGAGGCCGACGACGTGTTCGCCGACTATCGCACGATCGGCCTCACGCTGAACCGGCATCCGGTCGCGTTGCTGCGGCCCGCGCTCGACGCGCGGCGGCTATCGTCCGCCGCGGCGCTGCGCGACCGCCGCAACGGCCGGCTCGCGCGCGCGTGCGGGCTCGTGACCGCGCGGCAGATGCCGGGCACGGCGAAGGGCGTGTTGTTCGTCACGCTCGAGGACGAGACGGGGTGCGTGAACGTGATCGTGCGGCCGGAACTGCTCGAGCGGCAGCGGCGCGAGACGCTCGATTCGCAACTGCTCGCGGTATCGGGCGTCTGGCAGTGCGAGAGCGACGTCCGGCATCTCGTCGCGCAATATCTCGAGGATCTGACGCCGCTGATCGCGGGCTTGCGTACCGAGAGCCGCGAATTCCATTGA
- a CDS encoding ABC transporter permease — protein MLEVFLILTRNELLGQLRSKARLFWTFVFPILLMSVMLVAFGKHSSLGVVELAFDGNAAAPQARACRAAIEAAFAGNGTVGARVVAPNAAGAAGGDRVRVSWPARAADPVRVSYDFNGPLAARAAARTIEIALVRCAASEAGLPAAYQVRFENDGHALAPLDYGEFFATGILIMVFMSIGVVSTATTIATLRERNTFKMYVCFPVSRFVFLASLIVSRVILMLAASVTLMLAARYLFQVPLPLWSLRALRAIPVVLLGAAMLLSLGTLLASRARSLAAAEAWCNLIYFPLLFFSDLTIPLRAAPHWLRVVLLVLPTNQFAVALRGVFVRDLGYAQAAWPLAVVAGWTLVFLAGAALTFRWHQD, from the coding sequence ATGCTTGAGGTTTTTCTGATTCTCACCCGCAACGAGTTGCTCGGGCAGTTGCGCAGCAAGGCGCGGCTCTTCTGGACGTTCGTCTTTCCGATCCTGCTGATGAGCGTGATGCTCGTCGCGTTCGGCAAGCACAGCTCGCTCGGCGTCGTCGAGCTCGCGTTCGACGGCAACGCCGCCGCGCCGCAGGCGCGCGCGTGCCGCGCCGCGATCGAGGCCGCGTTCGCGGGCAACGGCACGGTGGGCGCGCGCGTCGTCGCGCCGAACGCGGCCGGCGCGGCGGGCGGCGATCGCGTGCGCGTGAGCTGGCCCGCGCGGGCGGCCGATCCCGTGCGCGTCTCGTACGATTTCAACGGCCCGCTCGCGGCGCGCGCGGCCGCGCGCACGATCGAGATCGCGCTCGTGCGCTGCGCGGCGTCCGAAGCCGGCCTGCCCGCCGCGTACCAGGTGCGCTTCGAGAACGACGGCCATGCGCTCGCGCCGCTCGATTACGGCGAGTTCTTCGCGACGGGCATCCTGATCATGGTGTTCATGTCGATCGGCGTCGTGTCGACCGCGACGACGATCGCGACGCTGCGCGAGCGCAACACGTTCAAGATGTACGTGTGCTTTCCGGTGTCGCGCTTCGTGTTCCTCGCGTCGCTGATCGTCTCGCGCGTGATCCTGATGCTCGCCGCGTCGGTGACGCTGATGCTCGCCGCGCGCTACCTGTTCCAGGTGCCGCTGCCGCTCTGGAGCCTGCGCGCGCTGCGCGCGATCCCGGTCGTGCTGCTCGGCGCCGCGATGCTGCTGAGCCTCGGCACGCTGCTCGCGAGCCGCGCGCGCTCGCTCGCCGCCGCCGAGGCGTGGTGCAACCTGATCTATTTCCCGCTGCTGTTCTTCAGCGATCTGACGATTCCGCTGCGCGCCGCGCCGCACTGGCTGCGCGTCGTGCTGCTCGTGCTGCCGACCAACCAGTTCGCGGTCGCGCTGCGCGGCGTGTTCGTGCGCGACCTCGGCTACGCGCAGGCCGCGTGGCCGCTCGCCGTCGTCGCGGGCTGGACGCTCGTGTTCCTCGCCGGCGCCGCGCTGACGTTCCGCTGGCATCAGGACTGA
- a CDS encoding fatty acid desaturase family protein: MNYRKKYATEAHALSAIRPWRCAWVIARQWIGIAIAFALPIALVARLTGGTSLAHAFAALGAPQRLGVAAALGAAYVYLACKQHALGIVMHDATHFRLFESRRVNELVGNWLCAFPIGMVTSCYRRSHLPHHLFTNKPNDPYWARLVEDAHYAFPMSRAAFGRILLGDVFGANLRAWWPTLRSWTGWSSVLDNREKLLTPSERRQFVAFWIGALALAAYFGVLSYFLLLWVLPMFTLSLAFIRLRVIAEHDLEKAGHELERTRHVDGGWFERLAIAPLNINYHVAHHLFPSVPLYNLPKMHALLMQEPAFREHAQLWRSYLGRKHGMVRSLLT; this comes from the coding sequence GTGAACTACCGCAAGAAATACGCAACCGAGGCGCATGCGCTGAGCGCGATCCGGCCTTGGCGATGCGCGTGGGTGATCGCGCGGCAATGGATCGGCATCGCGATCGCGTTCGCGCTGCCGATCGCGCTCGTCGCGCGCCTGACGGGCGGCACGAGCCTCGCGCACGCGTTCGCCGCGCTGGGCGCGCCGCAGCGGCTCGGCGTCGCCGCCGCGCTGGGCGCCGCGTACGTGTATCTCGCCTGCAAGCAGCACGCGCTCGGCATCGTGATGCACGACGCGACGCACTTTCGCCTGTTCGAATCGCGCCGCGTCAACGAGCTCGTCGGCAACTGGCTGTGCGCGTTCCCGATCGGCATGGTGACGTCGTGCTACCGGCGCAGCCATCTGCCGCATCATCTGTTCACGAACAAGCCGAACGATCCGTACTGGGCGCGCCTCGTCGAGGACGCGCATTACGCGTTTCCGATGTCGCGCGCCGCGTTCGGCCGAATCCTGCTCGGCGACGTGTTCGGCGCGAACCTGCGCGCGTGGTGGCCGACGCTGCGCAGCTGGACCGGCTGGAGCAGCGTCCTCGACAATCGCGAAAAGCTGCTGACGCCGTCCGAGCGCCGGCAATTCGTCGCGTTCTGGATCGGCGCGCTCGCGCTCGCCGCGTACTTCGGCGTGCTGTCGTACTTCCTGCTGCTGTGGGTGCTGCCGATGTTCACGCTGTCGCTCGCGTTCATCCGCCTCCGCGTGATCGCCGAGCACGATCTCGAGAAGGCCGGGCACGAACTCGAACGCACGCGCCACGTCGACGGCGGCTGGTTCGAGCGGCTCGCGATCGCGCCGCTCAACATCAACTATCACGTCGCGCACCACCTGTTCCCGAGCGTGCCGCTCTACAACCTGCCGAAGATGCACGCGCTGCTGATGCAGGAGCCGGCGTTCCGCGAGCATGCGCAACTGTGGCGCAGCTACCTCGGCAGGAAGCACGGGATGGTCCGCTCGCTGCTCACATGA
- a CDS encoding TauD/TfdA family dioxygenase translates to MSEIRDSITFQNAAALKAQARLGPGVICGLRSERAPLPLVVSPHGDSALAADRDAALAWFDARRAAFDALLLEHGGLLLRGFAVPDTHAFRALTDRYPPHAFGYIAGASPRKAIDGNVYESTHLPAPYKLSLHQEKAYMSHYPRLIAFYCRQAAAVGGETPLSDMCAVTRRLPARTLERFRGKGVMYRRNFSAKPMPAHFNQFYRRWQDAFMTDERAEVESLCRATQLEYEWLPDGSLTVTHVGPATVVHPRTGEEVWFNHASTQHINARVVHPTILRALQSFYKTRAALPYDIRYGDGTPMPAEDLDPVYDAIDAEETAFRWREQDVLLLDNILVAHGRNPYSGQRDIQVAMMD, encoded by the coding sequence ATGAGCGAGATCCGGGATTCGATCACCTTCCAGAACGCGGCGGCGCTCAAGGCGCAGGCGCGGCTCGGCCCCGGCGTGATCTGCGGCCTGCGCTCCGAGCGCGCGCCGCTGCCGCTCGTCGTCTCGCCGCACGGCGACAGCGCGCTCGCCGCGGACCGCGACGCGGCGCTCGCGTGGTTCGACGCGCGCCGCGCGGCATTCGACGCGCTGCTGCTCGAGCACGGCGGCCTGCTGCTGCGCGGCTTCGCGGTGCCCGACACGCATGCGTTTCGCGCGCTGACCGACCGCTATCCGCCGCACGCGTTCGGCTACATCGCCGGCGCGTCGCCGCGCAAGGCGATCGACGGCAACGTGTACGAATCGACGCATCTGCCCGCGCCGTACAAGCTGAGCCTGCATCAGGAAAAGGCGTACATGTCGCACTATCCGCGGCTCATCGCGTTCTACTGCCGGCAGGCTGCGGCCGTCGGCGGCGAAACGCCGCTGTCGGACATGTGCGCCGTCACGCGCCGCCTGCCCGCGCGCACGCTCGAGCGGTTCCGCGGCAAGGGCGTGATGTACCGGCGCAACTTCTCGGCGAAGCCGATGCCCGCGCACTTCAACCAGTTCTACCGGCGCTGGCAGGACGCGTTCATGACCGACGAGCGCGCCGAAGTCGAATCGCTCTGCCGCGCGACGCAGCTCGAATACGAGTGGCTGCCCGACGGCAGCCTCACGGTCACGCACGTGGGCCCGGCGACGGTCGTGCATCCGCGCACGGGCGAGGAAGTGTGGTTCAACCATGCGAGCACGCAGCACATCAACGCGCGCGTCGTGCACCCGACGATCCTGCGCGCGCTGCAGTCGTTCTACAAGACGCGCGCCGCGCTGCCGTACGACATCCGCTACGGCGACGGCACGCCGATGCCCGCCGAAGACCTCGATCCCGTCTACGACGCGATCGACGCCGAGGAGACCGCGTTTCGCTGGCGCGAGCAGGACGTGCTGCTGCTCGACAACATCCTCGTCGCGCACGGACGCAACCCGTACAGCGGCCAGCGCGACATCCAGGTCGCGATGATGGACTGA
- a CDS encoding ATP-binding cassette domain-containing protein — protein sequence MSPVPFPAGEAGEALEGAQTGEALEGAQTAEAVEAAEAMEGGAAVARGATPGRAASALAARRIDVKAGDFTFHATDIAFRTGALTAIVGPNGSGKSTLLEALFGFRRAQLEGATILGVPAARFMRDTRALRRFGAQLQRVEYAEHARVDEILAVHRALYRKQDAAVARALAIDELRAKPYSGLSKGQRQRLDLFIAFAHRPALVALDEPFTGLDRTMTRSVLGLLRGPLAGITIAMICHAGEELAIADDVLWVRDGTLRYQGGKDALKRRLVGEFRALIHVDDDAQAERVRAVLARDAHVQRIVAPAPRQIGAFGRAGLDAALRTLMEQAGIRHFEFAPTDEGDLLRACTEGATDA from the coding sequence ATGAGCCCTGTTCCGTTTCCGGCCGGCGAGGCCGGCGAAGCCCTCGAAGGCGCGCAGACCGGCGAAGCCCTCGAAGGCGCGCAGACCGCCGAAGCGGTTGAAGCGGCTGAAGCAATGGAAGGCGGCGCAGCCGTCGCGCGCGGCGCGACGCCGGGCCGCGCGGCGAGCGCGCTCGCCGCGCGCCGCATCGACGTGAAGGCGGGCGACTTCACGTTCCACGCCACCGACATCGCGTTTCGCACCGGCGCGCTGACCGCGATCGTCGGCCCGAACGGCTCCGGCAAGAGCACGCTGCTCGAGGCGCTGTTCGGCTTTCGCCGCGCGCAGCTCGAGGGCGCGACGATCCTCGGTGTGCCCGCCGCGCGATTCATGCGCGACACGCGCGCGCTGCGGCGCTTCGGCGCGCAATTGCAGCGCGTCGAATACGCGGAGCACGCGCGTGTCGACGAGATCCTCGCCGTGCACCGCGCGCTGTACCGCAAACAGGACGCCGCGGTGGCCCGCGCGCTCGCGATCGACGAGCTGCGCGCGAAGCCGTACAGCGGGCTGTCGAAGGGGCAGCGGCAGCGGCTCGACCTGTTCATCGCGTTCGCGCATCGCCCGGCGCTCGTCGCGCTCGACGAACCGTTCACCGGCCTCGACCGCACGATGACGCGCAGCGTGCTCGGCCTGCTGCGCGGCCCGCTCGCGGGCATCACGATCGCGATGATCTGCCACGCGGGCGAAGAGCTCGCGATCGCCGACGACGTGCTGTGGGTGCGCGACGGCACGCTGCGCTACCAGGGCGGCAAGGACGCGCTCAAGCGCCGTCTCGTCGGCGAGTTCCGCGCGCTGATTCACGTCGACGACGACGCGCAGGCCGAACGCGTGCGCGCGGTGCTCGCGCGGGACGCGCACGTGCAGCGGATCGTCGCGCCCGCGCCGCGGCAGATCGGCGCGTTCGGCCGCGCGGGGCTCGACGCCGCGCTGCGCACGCTGATGGAGCAGGCGGGCATCCGGCATTTCGAATTCGCGCCGACCGACGAAGGCGACCTGCTGCGCGCATGCACCGAAGGAGCGACCGATGCTTGA
- a CDS encoding class I SAM-dependent methyltransferase, translated as MLLKNLRPADDYDRFANEALAPWDALFIARIRELARALPPGTLADIGTATAVVPVRLAADPAMAQWRFVGVDLDPAMLDEGVPRIARLGLAGRVALKVGDALALPFDDASLSMVVSRATLHHLPDKALSLAEMFRVLRPGGVGVVHDMRRDAPPALLERFTQMRAAANYPPTHLEEKVTLDEARELVAAAGLAEHASVTSPPFGLGALGFEILLTKPGEPS; from the coding sequence ATGCTGCTCAAGAACCTGCGCCCCGCCGACGACTACGATCGCTTCGCGAACGAAGCGCTCGCGCCGTGGGACGCGCTCTTCATCGCGCGCATCCGCGAGCTCGCGCGCGCGCTGCCGCCCGGCACGCTCGCCGACATCGGCACCGCGACGGCCGTCGTGCCCGTGCGGCTCGCCGCCGATCCGGCGATGGCGCAATGGCGCTTCGTCGGCGTCGATCTCGACCCCGCGATGCTCGACGAAGGCGTGCCGCGCATCGCGCGGCTCGGTCTCGCCGGGCGCGTCGCGCTGAAAGTGGGCGACGCGCTCGCGCTGCCGTTCGACGACGCGTCGCTATCGATGGTCGTGAGCCGCGCGACGCTGCACCACCTGCCCGACAAGGCGCTCAGCCTCGCCGAGATGTTCCGCGTGCTGCGCCCGGGCGGCGTGGGCGTCGTGCACGACATGCGCCGCGACGCGCCGCCCGCGCTCCTCGAGCGCTTCACGCAGATGCGCGCGGCCGCGAATTATCCGCCGACCCATCTCGAAGAGAAGGTCACGCTCGACGAGGCGCGCGAGCTCGTCGCGGCGGCGGGCCTCGCCGAGCACGCGAGCGTGACGAGCCCGCCGTTCGGCCTGGGCGCGCTCGGCTTCGAAATTCTGCTCACCAAGCCGGGAGAACCGTCATGA
- a CDS encoding MFS transporter, giving the protein MVTNTLRFAFFMCGCAAFLGLYATQGILPQIAATFGTRIEQAALGITATTVAMAATAPFVGMLTRRLERRRIITLAALLLAAPMLWTAHADSFAEFLAGRIATGVVIPVLFAVTVSYIGETWQDSTATEMTSFFIAGTTLGGFGGRFIVNGVTAMSGWPRALDVLACAMLAAGVAIRLCLPRTRAAATAAAPAAMSLRALGRNRPVLASYFIGACILFSQVTTFTYVGLYLAKPPYRFGTAAIGSIYAVFLLAVVVTPMAARLSRRRPPADLLALAAGLGVAGALLTLHADVRVILLGLAIGSTGVFVGQAAASAFVTRSTAEGRTFAVGLYLSFYYLGGSAGTVLPVPAWQRFGWAGCVALVVCAHLLAAIAACTFWKPGGIDATRTRPSSITTSR; this is encoded by the coding sequence GTGGTAACCAACACGCTACGCTTTGCATTCTTCATGTGCGGCTGCGCGGCTTTTCTCGGCCTGTACGCGACGCAGGGCATCCTGCCCCAGATCGCGGCCACGTTCGGCACGCGCATCGAACAGGCCGCACTCGGCATTACGGCCACGACGGTTGCGATGGCGGCGACGGCGCCGTTCGTCGGCATGCTGACGCGCCGCCTGGAACGGCGCCGGATCATCACGCTCGCCGCGCTGCTGCTCGCGGCGCCGATGCTCTGGACCGCGCACGCGGATTCGTTCGCCGAATTCCTCGCGGGACGGATCGCGACGGGAGTCGTCATTCCGGTGCTGTTCGCCGTCACGGTGTCGTACATCGGCGAAACCTGGCAGGACAGCACAGCCACCGAGATGACGAGCTTCTTCATCGCCGGCACGACGCTCGGCGGCTTCGGCGGACGCTTCATCGTCAACGGCGTGACGGCGATGAGCGGCTGGCCGCGCGCGCTCGACGTGCTCGCGTGCGCGATGCTCGCCGCGGGCGTCGCGATCCGGCTGTGCCTGCCGCGCACGCGCGCGGCGGCGACGGCGGCAGCCCCGGCGGCGATGTCGCTGCGCGCGCTCGGCCGCAACCGGCCGGTGCTCGCGTCGTATTTCATCGGCGCGTGCATCCTGTTCTCGCAGGTCACGACGTTCACGTACGTCGGGCTGTATCTCGCGAAGCCGCCGTATCGGTTCGGCACTGCGGCGATCGGCTCGATCTATGCGGTCTTCCTGCTCGCCGTCGTGGTCACGCCGATGGCCGCACGGCTGTCGCGCAGGCGCCCGCCCGCGGATCTGCTCGCGCTCGCGGCCGGGCTCGGCGTGGCGGGCGCGCTGCTCACGCTGCATGCCGATGTGCGCGTGATCCTGCTCGGGCTCGCCATCGGCTCGACGGGCGTGTTCGTGGGCCAGGCGGCCGCGAGCGCGTTCGTCACCCGTTCGACCGCCGAGGGCCGGACATTCGCAGTGGGGCTTTATCTGTCGTTCTACTATCTGGGCGGCAGCGCGGGAACGGTATTGCCGGTTCCGGCATGGCAGCGCTTCGGCTGGGCGGGCTGCGTCGCACTCGTCGTGTGCGCGCACCTGCTCGCCGCCATCGCCGCTTGCACGTTCTGGAAACCGGGCGGCATCGACGCAACACGCACTCGACCATCATCCATCACGACATCGCGCTAG
- a CDS encoding diaminobutyrate--2-oxoglutarate transaminase family protein — protein MQDVDPAYAFVRARESGARTYADTFDTVFAHGAGTVLTDTAGRRYLDFLSCAGTLATGHNHPAVVERVRAFVDSGQAMQMLDMTTPVKHRFVERLFGILPPALARHARVQFCGPSGADAIEAAIKLFKTATGRRSVIAFHGGYHGMTAGALALTGNLRAKHAVASLMPDVHVMPYPYAYRCPFGLGAPHTAAASLHYIESMLSDPESGIAKPACVIVEAVQGEGGVIPAPPEWLAGLRALTARLDIALVIDEVQTGIGRTGAMFAFEHSGIRPDAVVLSKAIGGGFPLALVAYDERYDVWEAGAHAGTFRGNQIAMAAGVACLDVIESEGLIAGAAAKEAHVRARLERLAARHPEIGDVRGRGLMWGIELVDPDAAPDAAGARPAAPALARALKRYCFAHGLIVETGGRHGAVVRLLPPLTVSAAELDLAFDTLDAGLAALGEHARAEFA, from the coding sequence ATGCAAGACGTCGATCCCGCCTATGCCTTCGTCCGCGCCCGCGAATCGGGCGCGCGCACCTATGCGGACACCTTCGACACCGTTTTCGCGCACGGCGCGGGCACGGTGCTCACCGATACGGCCGGGCGCCGCTATCTCGATTTCCTGTCGTGCGCGGGCACGCTCGCCACGGGCCACAATCATCCGGCTGTCGTCGAGCGCGTGCGCGCGTTCGTCGACAGCGGCCAGGCGATGCAGATGCTCGACATGACGACGCCCGTCAAGCACCGCTTCGTCGAGCGCCTGTTCGGAATCCTGCCGCCCGCGCTCGCGCGGCACGCGCGCGTGCAGTTCTGCGGGCCGTCCGGCGCGGATGCGATCGAGGCGGCGATCAAGCTCTTCAAGACGGCCACCGGCCGGCGCTCGGTGATCGCGTTCCACGGCGGCTATCACGGGATGACGGCGGGCGCGCTCGCGCTGACGGGCAACCTGCGCGCGAAGCACGCGGTCGCGTCGCTGATGCCCGACGTGCACGTGATGCCGTATCCGTACGCGTACCGCTGCCCGTTCGGGCTCGGCGCGCCGCACACCGCGGCCGCGTCGCTGCACTACATCGAATCGATGCTGAGCGATCCGGAAAGCGGTATCGCGAAACCCGCGTGCGTGATCGTCGAAGCGGTGCAGGGCGAAGGCGGCGTGATTCCCGCGCCGCCCGAATGGCTCGCCGGGCTGCGCGCGTTGACCGCGCGGCTCGACATCGCGCTCGTGATCGACGAAGTGCAGACGGGCATCGGCCGCACGGGCGCGATGTTCGCGTTCGAGCACAGCGGGATCCGGCCCGACGCCGTCGTGCTGTCGAAGGCGATCGGCGGCGGCTTTCCGCTCGCGCTCGTCGCCTATGACGAACGCTACGACGTCTGGGAGGCGGGCGCACACGCGGGCACGTTCCGCGGCAACCAGATCGCGATGGCCGCGGGCGTCGCGTGTCTCGACGTGATCGAATCGGAAGGGCTGATCGCCGGCGCGGCGGCCAAGGAGGCGCACGTGCGCGCGCGGCTCGAGCGGCTCGCCGCGCGCCATCCGGAGATCGGCGACGTGCGCGGCCGCGGCCTCATGTGGGGAATCGAGCTCGTCGATCCCGACGCCGCGCCCGACGCGGCCGGCGCGCGTCCCGCCGCGCCCGCGCTCGCGCGCGCGCTCAAGCGGTATTGCTTCGCGCACGGGCTCATCGTCGAGACGGGCGGGCGCCACGGTGCGGTCGTGCGCCTGCTGCCGCCCCTCACCGTCAGCGCCGCCGAGCTCGATCTCGCCTTCGACACGCTCGACGCCGGGCTCGCCGCGCTCGGCGAGCACGCACGCGCCGAGTTCGCATGA